The window AGCTCTGTGGCAATGGCAAACACTTGAGGGATCTCAACATGATGCTTATGATCATACAtggataaaataacaaaattaactTTTGCTTGCATCATTTGTTTGGGCATATTATGTATCTGAATGTTTTTTAATCAGTGAGTGTACATTTTTTAATATCCtgttaataaaataatcacaataTTGAGAATATTATGCTATTTGCATAGACACCtttgggtgaagtttaaggaagcggagattgttatcagtggaatactgtgtaggagggacactgactggaaggtgattggggatataaatgaggcTATAGAGTGGGTAtttggggaaactgggagtgagttttatagatcctaatgggagggtaggagttagggatctgcgctcagatgccttcacttaaaccacagtggtacgtataagttaggaaatttgtttagaagggttataaggaggtacattcaggaaaacggggtagtctagggagcggtgataaggatacagggatctggaagtcaagtagggatgacataaaaatgttagtgttgaactgtagaagtattgtaaagaaaggaatagaattatgtaatttaatagatatatacttaccagatattgtaataggagttgaatcatggctgagaaattatgtaatggatgcagaaattgtcacacggaactggagtgtatattgtagagataggataggaatggtaggaggggggagtattcattctggtgaaagaagaatttgtaagttacaaaaaggttaaagatgacaaatatgaaattctaggtgtaaggatcatttctaaagataacagccaacttgatgtctttggagtttacAGACTGGTacagggtagcactgacgctgattcggaattatttgataagataaaatcagttatgtgggaaacgacatggaaaggaatgtgattgtagagggAGATCTCAATTAGGCCTAagcaaatgccaattgggaaggaagtgcgaacgacaggaagcatgactaacaaatggcaaataagttaatatgggaaggagagctgattcagaaagtgatggaacaaactaataataataataatgttaattgctttacgtcccactaactactcttatggtcttcggagacgccatggAACAAACTAAAGCAAAGAATATACTGcccgtggtgctggtaaaaccagatgagctctatagagaaactcaagtaatagatggtattggtgatcacgaagctgtttttgtcgtagttaaaagtaaatgtgatagaaaggaaggtcttaacagTAGGACttttaggtagtaccatatggctgataaagcaggcatgagggagtttaaaaaaattctatgatcagtggaaaaggataaataaaaatataaacagactctggggtgggcttaaagaaattgttgaggaatgtgaaaacaggtttgtacctttaaaggtggtaagtaatggtaaagacccactttattataacagagaaataaagagactaagaaggaggtgcagattggatagaaatagagttagaaatgtctgtggaagtaaggagaaatggaaggaacctactaggaaattgaatctagcaaagaagttggctaaagataacataataccaatataaatggtccgttattggacattataaattttccacctcattcttggttgccagcatttcgccccagtgtgctaagatgggctcatcagttggtaaatagcacacccaccaagacgcatggctagtgcataccatggaggccactgcataggccacttgaagtcaccggcagtgccattgtACTATCGGGGACTATGTGTCATTACCAAAAATTTCtgcctgcctagccatcagatgatatagatgttgattcccatagggaacctgaaatacttgtcctgaatgagtaaatttataataccaatataaattgtccattattggacattataaattttcctgctaactcattcctggttgccagcgtttcaccccagtgtgctaagttgggcacatcagttggtaaatagcacacccaccaaaatgcatggctagagcataccgtggaggccactgcataggccacttgaagccaccagcagtgccaatgcactatgaaaggctttgtctcattaccaaaaattgatgcttgcctggccatcagatgatatagatgttgattcccatagggaacctgaaatatttgtcctgcgcAGAGgcttccacagtatgcactagccatgcaccttggtgggtgtgctatttaccaactgatgagcccaacttagcacactgggcgaaacgcaggcaaccaggcatgagttagctggaaaatttataatgtccaataacggaccatttatattgatattataaatttactcatttgggaccaatatttcaggttccctatgggaatcaccatCTATATCATAAGGATAAcgtgtcgtgcggttagggtcgcgcagctgtgagcttgcatccgggagatagtgggtttgaaccccactgtcagcagcccagaatatggtcttccgtggtttcccattttcacaccacgctgtactttaattaaggccacgcccgcttccttcccactcccaggcctttcctgtcgcaacgtcgccataagacctatctgtttcgttgcaacgtaaagcaaaagaagaaaggataacatgatggcaagcataattagcagtcatacaaattttaatgaaaaatggaagggtatgtataggtactgtaaggcagaaacaggtttcaagaaggacattccaggaatcattaatgaatgtgaggagtgtatatgtgaggatcttaaaaaggcagaaaattcagtcagcagtatgagaagattgttggttataagcaAGTattaagaagtattaaaatttatctatgttaacaatgatatttacaataagatacaaaagttgaaaactataaaagcggctggaattgacgataagatttctgggaatatactaaaggcaatgggttgtgatatagtaccatatctgaagcccggttccatggctaaatggttaatttgcttgcctttggtcacaggggtcccaggttcgactcccggcagggtcgggaattttaaccatcattggttaattttgctagcacaggggctgggtgtatgtgttgtcctcatcataatttcatccccatcatgatgcgcaggtcacctacgggagtcaaatcaaaagacctgcacctggtaagccaaacatgtcttcggacactcccggcactaaaagccatatgccatttcattttaccatatctgaagtatttattggattattgtttgcatgaaggagctataccaaatgattggagaattgctatagcagctcctgtgtacaaaggaaagggtgataaacataaagctgaaaattatgggtcagtcattttgacatgcattgcatgtaagcttcggcaaagcattctttctgattacattagacatgtttttgaaattaataactggttcgattgaaggcacttcagttttaggaaaggttattctactaaagctcaacttgtaggattccagcaagatatagcagatatcttggattcaggaggtcaaaaggactgtattgCGATTTACCTGTCTAAGGATGGATCATGGGGGATTACTGGCTAaagtgagtgcaactggactagacaaaaaagtgactgaatgggttgctatatttttaggaAATAGATCTTAgggaattagagcaggtgaagctttatttgaccctgtaagaattcctcaaggcagtattattggatctttatgattacttatatataaatgatatgaataaagatgtggaatcagagataaggctttttgcaaatgatgttattctgcatagagtaataaatgaggtacaagattgtgagcaactgcaatgtgacctcgataatgttgtgagatggacagcaggcaatggtatgataataataatggcttgtggcctccgaataggcctggtgcaggtctttcaaactgacgccgtataggccacctgcatgactgtgagaatggggccctacttttgatgaattctaatgatgaagacggcacatgcacaCAACCCCTGAGccatctgaattaaccaatgaagattaaaatccccgacccgaccgggaaatGTTGTGATGATAAATagggttataagtcaggttgtttcacaaataggaaaagtcttgtcacttttaattactgtgtaaaTATGGtgaaagttccctatgggaatcactgtaagtacctaagtgttaatagaAGGAAggtcattggggtagtcacataaatgggattgtaaataaaggctacagatctctgcacatggttatgagggtgtttaggggttgtagtaaggatgtaaaggagagggtatacaagtctctggtaagaccccaaatagagtatggttccagtgtatgggatcctcaccaggattacttaattcaagaactggaaaaagtccaaagaaaagcagcttggtttgttctgggttatttctgacaaaagagtatcattacaaaaatgttacaaagtttgggttgggaagacttgggagaaagaagacaaggtgctcaactaagtggtatgttgatatagatgttgattcccatagggaacctgaattatttgtcccgaatgagtaaattgagacaaagtctctcatagcgcattggcactcccggtggctccaagtagcctacgcagtggcctccacggtatgcactagtcatgtgtcttggcaggtgtgctatttaccaactgatgagcctaacttagcatcCTGGGGTGAAattctggcaaccaggaatgagttagctggaaaatttattttgtccaataatggaccatttatctCAGTACCAgaattataagtggtatgttccgagttgtgagtggagagatggcgtggaatgacattagtacacaactaaatttgagtggtgcctttaaaagtaggaatggtcacaatatgaagataaagttggaattcaagaggacaaattggggcaaatattcgtatataggacggggagttagggatggaaataacttaccaagggagatcttcaataaattttcaatttctttgaaatcattcaagaaaaagctaggaaaacaacagatagggaatctgccacctgtgcgactgccctcattgcagatcagtagtgattgattgatcaattcactgattgattgattgattgattgatagattgatttcAGTAATTATGAACAGCTGTACTTTATACCCATGAACTACGCACAcaaatattttcatatatgttagttAAAATAAACAGAGCACCTTCAAGAACACAGGATAGTAATAAGTAATTTTTATCTTGAATGAAGTCTCACTGGTATAAAAATTAGTTTTACTGATCACTTTTTCTGATAATGAAAGCCCTTCATATCAACAGAATATCAATACTGTAAAGTCAAACACAACTTTAAGTCCTGATGTTTTGCACACAGACATGGCTGATACAGATAAAAAATATGATCAACCTAGTTTTGTTCCAACCGATTTGACAGGCAAATGTACCACTTTCTCAGGATCCTGCCTGCAATAATTGCCATGTCCCATGATTATcaagccttcttcttcttcctggttttTTTCCCATCTACCTGTGgtcagcactttgtatggatttagtccatttttactgccagatgcctttcctgatgccaagccTATGTGATGCATTCAAGAGATGAGTAAATTCCTCTGTAACAGGTACTTTAATATTAATCTCCATCTCCGCTTACTTTGGCATTATGTATTTTCTGCCTTAATGGTACTGAGACTTGGACCTTAACCAGCAACAAAATTTTGATCCTTTGAGATGTGATGCTACTGACACCTGCTTAGAATATCATGGGGGTTGATAGAAtatgtaacactgaagtactccaactgttgctcaagtcatcccttgtcagaagctagcatgctcaCTAAACAAAATGTTATCCAACCGTTGACCTGCTGTATTTCTAAACAGTGGAAGAAGcataaataatggtttaccccaagggtcagtattatctcccattctattcaatatTTACATCCATGaactgccaagaacaacttcaaagaagatacagtttgcagacgatctagctttaattacccagggtacggatttggcacactgtgaggatgtacttacagagcaCCTAcctaccatgtgtgactattttcacaaatggagactccagccaaatcctagtaaaacggaagtaacagtaTTCCACATGCATAAAATGGAAGCTAATCAGAAGCTGTGTGTGGTTTTTAACGGAATAGAAGTCTCCCACaatttcttcccaaaatatctgggtgtcgcACTGGATCTATCCTTgttgttcaaacagcattgcttgaatctgtcaaagaagctgagtacaagagtgaatctgctgcataaactagcgggcagcaagtggggtgcagatgcaaacactcttggcactgcttcactttctctagcatacttggctggtgagtactgcgctcctgtgtgggaaaatagcgtacattcgagcaagattgacgtacagctcaatgaaaccatgagagttgttactggtacagtgaggtccactcctactcagtagctacctgttttagcaaacattgctcctccagatctgaggagacaagcagcgaaagtacagttgctcaagaagacctttgcgtacaggaactcactcttgttcatTGTCTTatgagatccacctgtgatgaggttaaagtcctggaatccactctggactgagctacactcctatgaaaaatttagtgtaacagcagaatggagacagcgatgggaacaatgtccacccaccaatgcctgtctgattaaagacccaatgaagaaagtgccaggtttcaaTCTTCCTCgtcatgagtggtcaaaactcaaccgttccAGAACAgaccacggcaggtgccgatatatgatgaaaaagtggggatattgtgaaagtgctgcatgTGAGTGTGGTGTTGAGAAGCAGACATTAGTTCATGTTgctgagagctgtccactgtcagcatttaaggatggtttatgggctctgcatgaattgacaccaagtgcagtggacaggttgtcgaagctggacattctactTTAATTACTacgtttatattttaatttatatgttcattgtatatttttacacattatgcttgtaaatgccatatgatgatgatgataataataataataataataataataataataataataataataataataacaaaaaggaggggaagaagaaaaatacaggctggacagaaacacgcagaaaggaacacagtgaaaaaatgaagagatattggaaagaaaagaagaagaaacattgtgcaaaataagttcatatgtgctccacagttgggcacaatgaatcaaaaatataataataataataataataataataataataataataataataataataataataataataataataataataataataataataataatccaacagCTGAACAAAAAGCTACAGGTCATGCATAACATCTAAAAGAAGAAATTAGAGTACTCTGGCCATATCATTTGAAATGATAAATATacactccttcagcttatcttacaagttAAAATTTAATGAAgtagaagtaggggaagaaggaaaatatatagaatctatgagaatggtatggactcagtaCCTCGACTCTTTTCTGACTTTTTGAGAACAAGAATCAGGTCACCCTGATGACAGCTGACATCCAAtaaggatatggtacaagaagaagaagaagaagaagaagaagaagaagaagaagaagaagaagaagaagaagaagaagaagaagaagaagaagaaacctatgtgaagggatctaatcactattgtgtgtttctatggttgTCTGTAGCATGAAATGTTGTTTGTAAACGAAGATGTGTATGAAGATGAACACAAACAACTTATCActgaaccagagaaattaaccagatccagctaaaaatcgaacccggaatcctctgaactgaaagccactatgctgaccatccaGTGAATGAGCTGAACACAGTCACTAAACCTCAGCGTTATACTGTAAATCTGTGATGGTTCTTTTAGTCTACCCAGTGCCTACTTTAATACCGACAAATGGCAATGCATCACTAAAATCTCTGTGTCACTCCACACAATGCTGCCcaaccagatggcctgcagatattggagtgccacgtggtcagcatgacaatACCTTTAGCCATAGTGACTGACTGACAgtctgctgcctctcatatcagatagCTCATCAGCTGATCTCATAAGGCTCAGTGAAACcctttccagccctcagtccaaatCAAATCTGGGACTTCTGGGTAAGAGGTAGACTCACTACTATTACATCACAATAAGCATATTAAAAAATCTCCTATGAATATTTTCATAGCCTTGTCTGTCCACAAATGGATTTAAATGCTTGGACTTTGTGAGCATGGGTTtgtaaacaataaaatattgtGACCGGCTGAGTAACACAGTTGTTTAGGCACTCGTCTCATGTCTTTAAGGTGACAGGATTGAATctctgcccagttgtacttcatcataaaacaataatcactcccACCACTCGCAGGATAGTTAGTTGGCATATAAAAGTTTTTAAATGCAAGGGACCATGTCAGTAAATTCACTTCAAGACAAATTTCTAGTAGTCTAGTATAACGGTCATTAACAATTACAACATTGTTTACAAAATGActaaataataattttcaatttacaGTGTGTTTATTGGATGGTTGGATGAATAAGTGATTGACCAAATGAACACACTTTCTAAAATTACCCAAATTTAACCTCTAGTTAATGACATGTATTCATTCTTTTAGATCATTATTGCCAACTGAAGAGCATAGTATCAATAAGTAAACTGGATAACATATAAAACAAATCTTAAGTCCTGCCACAGCACTTAATTAAGTTATGCAACAGTCACATAGGCAAATATAAAGTGTGTCAGAAAATGATTTATTAGAAATTAGCTGTTGACTTCATTTTACAAACTGGATTAACAGTCCATcagtagcctctgtggctcaggcagcagcatgccggcctctcaccgctgggttctgtggttcaaatcctggttactccacgtgagatttgtgctggacaaagcggaggtgggacaggtttttctttgggtgctctggttttccctaccatctttcattccagcaatcattaccccagaggagtgcaacaagcaTTGGCAACCAGAAGAATTCCTATCATCGCCACTAGATTcttgacctggttgaatgactggaaaaaggctgtggatttcttTTTATCAACAGTCCATCAATCTGAGAAAATATTCAGTAGTTATTAGTTCATCTTTGCTCGGTTATTGTGTCACTTTCTTGTTtgcatgatgaatgaatgaatgaatgaatgaatgaatgaatgaagttctAATATACCTAATTATCCTGATGATTttggagtaatattttaaatattattaaataaccTCCCAGTAATCTAACCTCACGAGGTAACACTTCTTATTCTTTGTTTCAGCTTGAGGCTGCAAAAATGGATAGAGCACGGAGGAGCCATAGGCAACTGGAAGCCTTAATAGCCAAGTTAGAAGATCGTATGGCCTCTCTAGAACAACGAGAGAGCGAGTTACAGTATGATTTAAATACAAGTTCACTCCCTTACATAAGTACTTCCGATGACCCAACTTCCTCCGACAGGATTCCTCCGCGTCCAACACCACGGCCTAGAACCAATCCCGAGAGGGGTGGCTATCCGCGTGGCCCACAGTCCCGAAATTTTATAGACTTACTGGAAGATGAAATCAGGCGCTTTCAGTTAGAGAAACAAGAAGCAGATATTAAATGGCAAAAGAGGCAAAAAGAGCTCCTCACACAGCTACAGTCCATTAGAAGTGATTTTTTGCCAGAGCCTGAATATTCACGTTCGGTTGATTCTATACAATCGGCCGATATTGAAAATATTCAGCGTCTGAATCGCCTTGCTGAAGAAGTCAGTCAAAAGAAGCGGAGGGTCGCAGAGCTTGAAAGGCAGCTACACGAAAAGGTGAAACAAGCACCACCCTCACCAGAGCAAGGGGTTTTGATGCAGAGAGCTCCAGGTCAGAGTCTCCGCCCAAGGCTCTCCTCGACGTCATTGGCCCAGTTGCACAGAATTATGAGGGAACTGGAGAACTTCATATGTGCCATTGAAGaagaagattataaagcagcagaTCAGTTACCGGTACCCAGTGAGGGACCTCGCACTGCAACTTCTGCTATGGGAGGAGATGACGCGACACAGGATATGATTCGGCTCCAGCAAAAGGAGGTAACTGCTGTGATCTATAATAATTTTTAAGTCAACATTACCTTCGTTGCATTCTCCTCCCAAATATTCACAGCTGATGAGGGTCTCAACTGAAATTTGCATTTCTTCCACTTAATAGTGGCaattcttctaatttatcttttcATTCAGACCTCCCCTGAACAATTGTGTTTTCTTCAGT is drawn from Anabrus simplex isolate iqAnaSimp1 chromosome 1, ASM4041472v1, whole genome shotgun sequence and contains these coding sequences:
- the LOC136875962 gene encoding uncharacterized protein isoform X3 codes for the protein MHEILIYDSFTHLEAAKMDRARRSHRQLEALIAKLEDRMASLEQRESELQYDLNTSSLPYISTSDDPTSSDRIPPRPTPRPRTNPERGGYPRGPQSRNFIDLLEDEIRRFQLEKQEADIKWQKRQKELLTQLQSIRSDFLPEPEYSRSVDSIQSADIENIQRLNRLAEEVSQKKRRVAELERQLHEKVKQAPPSPEQGVLMQRAPGQSLRPRLSSTSLAQLHRIMRELENFICAIEEEDYKAADQLPVPSEGPRTATSAMGGDDATQDMIRLQQKEIENLKQQLASVTNNYMVAKQESDNMRQELNELKSSVRDCTE
- the LOC136875962 gene encoding uncharacterized protein isoform X1, giving the protein MHEILIYDSFTHLEAAKMDRARRSHRQLEALIAKLEDRMASLEQRESELQYDLNTSSLPYISTSDDPTSSDRIPPRPTPRPRTNPERGGYPRGPQSRNFIDLLEDEIRRFQLEKQEADIKWQKRQKELLTQLQSIRSDFLPEPEYSRSVDSIQSADIENIQRLNRLAEEVSQKKRRVAELERQLHEKVKQAPPSPEQGVLMQRAPGQSLRPRLSSTSLAQLHRIMRELENFICAIEEEDYKAADQLPVPSEGPRTATSAMGGDDATQDMIRLQQKEIENLKQQLASVTNNYMVAKQESDNMRQELNELKHVVTRSLLKVSRVDEKEDQKIMQVESVLQFFTY
- the LOC136875962 gene encoding uncharacterized protein isoform X2 → MDRARRSHRQLEALIAKLEDRMASLEQRESELQYDLNTSSLPYISTSDDPTSSDRIPPRPTPRPRTNPERGGYPRGPQSRNFIDLLEDEIRRFQLEKQEADIKWQKRQKELLTQLQSIRSDFLPEPEYSRSVDSIQSADIENIQRLNRLAEEVSQKKRRVAELERQLHEKVKQAPPSPEQGVLMQRAPGQSLRPRLSSTSLAQLHRIMRELENFICAIEEEDYKAADQLPVPSEGPRTATSAMGGDDATQDMIRLQQKEIENLKQQLASVTNNYMVAKQESDNMRQELNELKHVVTRSLLKVSRVDEKEDQKIMQVESVLQFFTY